cccatccgtgAGCATGGGATGTGCTTCTGTGTTTCCATTAGTTTGTGTCATCAGTGACTTCTTCCAgcggtgttttgtagttttcctgtaGAGATCTTCTgcatccttggttaggtatattcctaaggtttttgaggttttgttgtttgttttgttttttgttgtcgttgttttggggggttttttgcagctgttgtagaagggattgagttcttgataggattctcagcttggtcgttGGTGGTGtgtagcagtgctactgattcgtgtacattgattttgtatcctgaaactttgctgaattcatttaccagttctaggagcttttcaGATGAGTCTtgagggttttctaggtatatggtCGTATCATCGGCAAACACCGACTTTGGCTTCCTCGTGACCAGTTTGGATGctgttgatttatttcttttgtgtgattgctctggctaggactgtttgtgcttttaaaaaatctggaaggttaaaccaaaatgttttatttagttatttagagacagggttggccaggtgcggtggctcaggcctgtaatcccagcactttgggaagcccaggcggttggataacttgaggtcaggagttcaagaccagcctggccaatatggtgaaaccaagtTTCTaccaaaaaggacaaaaattagccaggtatggtggcatgtgcctgtagttccagctacttgggaggctgaggcggaagaatcactggaactcaggaggtggaggctgaagtgagctgagatcgtgccactgcactctagcctgggcaaccaagcaaaaccctatctcaaaaaataaataaataaacagatagctagatagatagatagaataaagaatctattttttttttctctttaatttttagaCCTGATCAACAGGAAGTAATTTCAGGAAgtaacttcatttatttatttatttattttaattttttttttgagacagagtttcgctcttgtcgtcccaggctggagtgcaatggcgcaatctcggctcactgcaacctccgcctcccgggttcaagcgattctcctgcctcagcctcccgagtagctgggattacagacatgcaccatcataCCATGCCCGGCAAAATTTGtatctccctgttggtcaggctggtctcgaactcccgacctcaggtattccacctgcctgggcttcccaaagtgttgggattacaagcgtgagccactgtgcccggccaagaatctttaaaagaaagaaaaaatactctggccaggcatggtggctcacacccgtaatcccagcactttaggagcctgaggtgggaggatcgcttgagcctaggagttggagaccagcttgggcaacataacaagaccctgactctataaaaattttacaattagccaagcatggtggcacatacctgtggtctcagctactcaggaggctgagctgggaggatcagttgaacctgggatgttgaggctgccGTGAATCATGATCATGTCAtgcactgcatcctgggcaacagagctaccagcgaccctgtctcaaaagagaaagaataaaagaaatagtctagtctgggtgtgggggctcatgcctataatcctagtactttggaaggccaagatgggaagatcacttgagcccaggaatttgagaccagcttgggccacataatgagacccccatctctaaaacaaaacaaaacaaaaataaatagtctGATTTTAAGTTTGATGTAGATAACAGAGTTGACTAAGGACCTGGAGCAAGTGTTACGTGGTCATGGGACCACATGGGAGTAGTCTCTGGGTCCCTCCGCTCCCCACATTTCTGTCAGCCTAACCTGGACACAGACTCTCTTCGAGTGCAATTCCAGACGTTCCCTCCCAGTTACGTTCATCAAATGCGTGCTGCACCTGCCCCGTCCTCCCCAGGCCTCACCCTGATGCCACACCACTAATAAGCTTAGAGGGTTCCAGAAACAGTACGTTTAAGATAATTTTGAGTTCTCCTGAGTCTGTTTAATCTGCTTCTTCATAGGTTGTAACACTCTTTGAATGTTTTAAGTGCTAAAAGTTGCGTTAATATTGACTTGTGTTTCCTGAAGCATGCTCGAGAAGTGACTGTACTGCTGTGACAGGTTCTCACCAAGGTCCTAAACTGACCTGAGACTAGGGCCAGACTTCTGCATCCATGCTGCTACCCCTGGTGGTCCAGGGCGATGCAGTGTCCCATCCACTTGCCTGCATCCCTGGACAGGAGCTTCCCATTCACCACAGCCTTCGTCCTAACGGGACAGTGTGGGGGGGAGGGAATCATCGAAGGCAGCAGGGAATTGGGGTTTTATGGGTGCAAAAGGCAAAACATGTGCTTTTTCCCAGACTTATTTCCATTCCCATAGCCTGAACAATCAAAATGTCCTGGGAAATTATAAATGTCTTTGCAGAGTTTTTCTcctgaaagaaattttctttcgttttttatttttttgagacggagtctcgctgtcacccaggctggagagcagtggcgcgatcttggctcagtgcaacctctgcctcctgggttcaagcgattctcatgcctcagcctcctgagtagctgggattacaggcgtccgcaaccacacccagctaatttttgtatttttagtggagatgggttttcgccaagttgcccaggctgatctagaattcctggcctcaagtgatccacccacctcaacctcccaaggtgctggaattacaggcgtgagccaccgtgcccaaccttcTTTTTTGTTAAGAGACACCTAATTAGACAATGGCTTCTGTGGAAGTAGTCACTTCTGTGTATTTGATATGTCAAGAATTTGGTCTTGGTATATTTTGACAGCACTGGGCAAAAATCATTCCAGAAAAGATGGACTCAGTGATGAAAGAGGAAGAGATGACTGTGGAACCTTTGAGGACACAGGACCCCTTCTCCAGGTGGGCGGCAGTTGTTGCTTTTTATAGAATATGGATTTGCTGTGGAGTAGCCTGACTACAGAATTAGGGTCACAGCTAGTTAAGCTATAAGGCCTGAAGTGTAAACTCCTTTTTAATCCCTTCAGTCACTAAATGTCACCTTCCTGAGAATAACCTTATTGGAGACAAGGAAATGTAAATACGATGGGGTTTTGACAGAGATAGTAGCACTTATTTTGAATGGCTAAGCTTTGCTCTGTTTTCTACCACAGAGCCAGCTCTAGTGGCacttgtcaaataaaaaaaaaaagtttaccaaGTACAGATTGCAAATCTAGGTTAAGTTTAAAAAGAAGCACACCCTCCGgccgggtgcactggctcacacctgtaatcccagcactttgggaggcctaggtgggcagatcaccttaggttaggggttcgagaccagcctggccaacacagtgaaaccccgtctctacaacaaatacaaaaattagcccgacgCAGCAGcgcgcacctgtaaccccagctactcggaaggctgaggttgcagtgaaccgagatcacgccactgcactccagcctgggtgacagagactgcgcctcaaaaaaaaaaagcacacccAGGTAAATTTTGTTGTGGGTACtctatcacaatttaaaaagaaaaaaaaaaaaaaaaaaagaattacttacCCAGCTTCTCCCAAGAATAAACAGAACACGCATTTTTCAAAGGTAGTGCTTGTGCTCCTGGTGGCCAAGTCCCAGCACATGCATATTTAGCCTGTCTGTTGCCAAGTGCTTCAGTAGGGGCTTCTCTTACTAGCAGATGTAAATGTCCAAGTCAGGCAGTGTTGTTTGGCTGCAGACTTAATGTTTAGTTTCTCTTCCTGCCTAGTTTGACTATAAGGCTGTTGCTGATCGACTCCTGGAAATGACCAGCAGGAAGAACACGCCCCCCTTCAACAGGAAGCGCCTCTCCAAACTCATCAAGAAGTCAGTGACTGGAGGGAGGGTTCTGACATCATCCTTCCTTTAGTTCCCATCTCCTGGTGTGGGACAAGCCATCTGCatgcttatcttttttctttcttctttttttgtccttTAATGCATTTGTGTATAGCAATGTAATAGACACATGTAAACTGAAAAGCTTAATGGAAACAGCAGTCCCACCCCTCAGGTTCCATTCTTCCAGTGCAGCCATACTCATCTCTTTCTTAGCTGCCTTAGAGTGATGTGAAGTCTATTCATGTGTGAAATGAACCAACCAGAAGCTGATGTGAAGCTGCTATTTAGGTGTCTTCTGCTGGTGTGCTACTGAGATAGATAGGGTTAATTCTTTACCTGTCCCCTCCCTCCCATATGGCTATGCCAAAAGTGTTAGTTAATTCAGCTGTCAGTGTTGACATCACTCTGACCATAGTGACATGATGACCTGGAATTCATGGAGGGCCTCATGTGTGGCTTGCTGTCATCGGTGACAACTGTCTGATCACACTCTAGGAGCCGGGCACTGCTCTGAGCACTTTGCATACATTCAAGTATTCCATGTTAAGCCCCCAGAAAGCAGCTCCTGTAGTTCTGCCCATTTCCCAACTGGGTTCCCAGGGCACAGGGTGGTCCTAGTTTGCCCGAGGTCCCTGCTATCCAGTGTCTCCTCCCCCGTGCACCTGCCCACACTGCGCTTCGATGCTTCTAGTTTGTTCTAATGCACAAAAATTGTGTAAAGCAAAACACGGCTTTGCCTTTCTGCACTGGAGAATTGAACATAAGCAGAGATCTAAGCTATTTCTGCCTTCCGAAACAAAAAATTGAATTTCTTAGTTTGATTTGGGTGTGCCAAGGTGCCTCTTTGGCCCGCCATGTCCTTGCTGGTATTGACAGTAACCGAGGGCGGCACTGGCCTTGAGCTCTTTGGCCTTTGTATTGCACCACCTTTCCCTCACGGAATTTCCTGTCTAGCCTCCCCTCCTGGAGGAGAACGTGAATTAGCAAATACTTAACTATcgcttgtattttaaaaattaaatacatatgtcTACAGAAGACAGAAGGGATTTCTTTATGAACAtttgttacttgtttttaattttttttatttttattttttatttttagattccaaGACCTCTCTGAAGGTGAGGTGCGCTGAGAATCATCATTCACGGTGTTTTTCATGAATATGGACCCCACTGGGGGCGTTGATGCCAAACGCTGAGAAACAGGATTGAAAGAACTTTACTGAAAACCTCTAATAAGAAATAATAGTCCTTAGCCTAGGCAAAATAGCGAGgcctcatatctactaaaagtgaaaaaattagccaggcatggtggcgtaagcctgtagtcccagcacttgggaggctaagaggggaggatcacttgagcccaggaggtccaggatGCAGTAAGTtgtaatcacgccactgcactccagccttggtgatagagcaagaccccaacttttttttgtttgttttttgttttttgttttttttttttttgagacagagtctcgctctgtcacccaggctggagtacactggccagatctcagtttactacaagctccacttcccgggttcacaccattctcctacctcagcctcccaagtagctgggactacaggcgcccgccacctcgcccggctagttttttgtatttttttagtggagacggggtttcactgtgttagccaggatggtctcaatctcctgacctcgtgatctgcccatctcagcctcccaaagtgctaggattacaggcttgagccactacgcccggccaagACCCCAACTTTTGAGAAAGAAAGACTAGCCTTTACCTAGTCATACCACAGTACAGCCATGGGAGGTGACACAAGCCTAGGGCCCCCTgcagcctgcctgccttcctatCCTGGGCTCTCCCCTAACCGCCAAAGTGAGAGGGTGGACTGCTCTCGTGTGGGGTACTGCgatggtttggtttggtttttattgttttaactaGATGGATTTGCAGTGGCCTAGGAAGGTTTTAATTGGATACTCTATGAAGGtaaaaaagtaatttctcagGATCCCTTTCATTTGCTGTTACGTTTGGACAAGTCAGTGAAGTCACCCCATACCCCTCATGCACTAGGGACACCTGGAATTGGGAAGTGCACCGGTGAGCTGGTTGGAATGCAGAGACCACATTAGCCAGGCCCCCAGAGTCCAGCTATGGAGGGTGTCACCGAGGGCTTGTGATCCCTTGCTTTGCCTTGGTTGAGAAACCCACAAAGCTTTTTTAAGTCTGTAATTCCTGTGTCAGCGGCGCTCAGGTTTGGGTGGGAGAAACAGTGAGGAACGATGATGATGAGGCAGAAATTGGGAGGGGGCTCTTAGGCCCCTGGGGCAGACTCTCGAGCGCCTGGGGAAGCTGACAGTGTATCACTCTGGCATCTAGGAAGCAGTATATCTCAACTCAGTTTTGCGGAGGACATTTCTGCTGATGAAGATGACCAAATCCTCAGTCAAGGAAAgcataagaagaaaggaaataaacttttAGAGAAAACTAACTTGGAAAAGGAGAAAGGTAAGCTGTAAAGCTGAAGAGAAGGGCCCTTCTCTTGAGGGCTTATGCCTGAGCCCTTGGGGAGCGGTGTGCACCGTGGAGGCATCCAAGACTTGAGCTCGTGCCGTCACAAAGCATTAGCAGAGCCCAAAGGTTCGGTTTGTAATGGCTGAGAGGTAAAGGTGGTTTTCCAAGTGTTCTGCTGTTTCAGTGGAACCATGTCCCCACCTCACCCCGCTCACGTCCGCCTGCTCCCGAGGGCACCTCTGCAGGGAAGCAGGGAGCTGCAAGGAGCACTAGGGGGCTGCTATTTGATGACCAGTCTAGATCTATGGTTTTTACCTTTGGGCCCTAGAATTAGTGGAAATCGGACGATTTCAGTTCCATGTGTGTTTATAAATGGACAGACGGAGGGCTTCCAGTCACAGTTGGGAATGGAGGAAGTAGGACCAGACGACAAAGGTAGTTGGGCACACCGAGTACCTCAAGGGAGACAGAAACTCCTGGTGGTAGAATGTCAGGAAATTGTGTCTACCGATCATACTGTCTCAGAATCACCAGCAGGACTCTGGCCCAGCCGGCACTGGGATGCTTATTGATGGGTTTCTGTCTTTTTAGGAAGCAGAGTCTTTTGTGCAGAGGAAGAGGACAGTGAAAGCAATCttcaaaagagaagaaggaagaagaagaagaagcaccACCTGCAGCCTGAAAGTCCAGGCCCAGGAGATGCAGCCCCGTCCCTGGAACAGAACAGGGGCAGGGAGCCTGAGGCCGCTGAGCCGAAAGCCCTGAAGGCACGTGTGGCCGAGCCAGGCGCAGAGGCCACATCCAGCACTGGGGAAGAGAGTGGCTCCGAGCATCCTCCAGCCGTCCCCATGCACAATAAAAGGAAACGACCGCGGAAGAAGAGTCCAAGGGCCCACAGGGAAATGTCGGAATCAGCAGTGTTGTCCCCAGAGGACATGTCTCAGAGTGGCCCCAGTGGCAGTCATCCTCAGGGACCTAGAGGGTCCCCAACAGGTGAAGCCCAACTCCTAAAAAGGAAGCGGAAGCTTGGAGTTGTCCCTGTCAATGGCAGTGGCCTGTCCACGCCTGCCTGGCCTCCACTGCAGCAGGAAGGCCCTCCCACAGGCCCCGCGGAGGGGCCGAACAGCCACACCACCCTGCCCCAGTGCAGGAGGCTGCAGAAGAAGAAGGCAAGGCCTGGCAGCCTGGAGCTCTGTGGCCTGTCCAGCCAGAAAACAGCAAGCttgaaaaagaggaggaaaatgagagCGATGTCAAACTTGGTAGAGCACAACGGGGCGCTGGAGTCCGAAGCCAGGCAAGCCCAGGCTCTGGTAAGGTGGGAGCACCCGCAGGCCAGCTCGCCGCAGAGGCGCTCAGACGCGTCCAGGGGGTTCCACTGCCTGCTTAGGGGAAGGGTGGGGGCCAGCGGCCAGGCCTCTGGACTCAGCAGCAGTTAGAATAGGGCGTGTTCACAACAGCCTTCACTGAGGAGGAAATCACAGGTGACCAGCACTTCGGTTCTCATCGGTCACCTTCACTCCCCCAGACCACGTGTTTGGGTTCAGGAGGGCCCGCTCTGAGCTGGGAAGGTTATcccatgggccaggcactgctGCCCCAGCATGTTCAGGCCAGTCTAGGCCTTTGTTGAAGGCAGGTCTGGTTTTCTTCATCAGCCCATGGCCAGTCCAGGCCCCTTTGGCAAAAGAGGAAGCCCaaaattctcttgcctcacttcccttcttttctatattcttttctttagttagctccccaccccccgcccccacttCCCTGCCAAAGAAACTTCACTAGCCAGACCACTTATCTTCTTAATGGAGAGACTTTCCTTCCCCTTGGATCTCTAGAGCCAGATAGAAATGAGGAACCAAGCTGCTGATCTGGTTttgggtctggctctgtcacccaggttggagtgcggtggcgcgatctcggctcactgcaacctccacctcccaggttcaagtgattcttctgcgtcagcctcccaagtggctggaattacaaacacatatcaccatgtccagctaattttttgttatttttgtagagacagcgttttgccttgttgcccaggctgggctcaagcagtccaccagcctcggcctcccaaagtgctgggatgacaggtgtgagcccctgtgcttgGCCCTGATCTGCTTTTCACACCACCTGTGGGTGCACTGGGCTTCCAGGCCAGGGCCAGCAAACTTAGTTTCACTGGAACAAAGCCACATGCACTCGTATGTGCAGGTCCATGGCCATTTTCACACTGCAGCGGCAGAGGCAAGCGGTAGAGACAGAGACCTGTGGTCTGCGAAGCAGAAAATAACTCTGCCCTTCACAGAGTTTGCACACCTTGGTCAGATCTTGCTTTGCAAACACCGCTTGGCGGAGGTTGTGACCTCTCCTTTGTTGAAGTGGACACGTGTGGACCTGGTTAAGTACTGGTTTGGGGCTAAGAGTGTCTGCAAGTGGCTAGTGAGTGAGTTTATGGTCAGGAAAGCCTTACCCAGGGGAAGCAGTGCACTGAGCCGGATGGCAGGAGGCCCATTTCTAGCCTCGAGTCTCTCCTACCTCACAGTGCCTTCATCTCCTCCCTGGACTGCAGCCTGTCCCTCATACCCTCAGTGCTGCTTCCTCACCAAGAGGGCCAGAGATACTGCCTTTCTTGCCGTCTTCTCAGGCCCCTGGCAGCCTGTTGTAAAGAGGATGGGGTGTTGCTCAGTCAGTCCCAGGGTCGAGGGAAGCTTTCccctgccacctctcccggcGGAGGGAAGGCGCACAGGAGAAGCTCCTCAGGCTTCCCTGCCCTCCAGGCAGCACACTTGAACCTGCCGGAGCCACCCGTGTGTCGTCAGCGGCACTGGGTTTCCTGCACGTCTGAGAGCCCAGAACGAGACCCGGTCTCTCTCTGGGTGGCTGTGAGTCGCTGCACACCCAGTGAGTGTCCTGGGCCTGCCTGTGAGGGACCCACAGCCCCCATATGGGCATCACTGCCCTCCACACCAGACTGCCAGGGCAGTGACGATTCAGCTACAAATGGGAGAGTGAATTATTCTCTAACAGATTGGCTTTGAAAGGCTGAAATCCTCAATTTGAAGATGAAGATAAAAGTGGGTTCTTACTCTGAGAAGGCGTTTTCATCGCCCCTCTTGGCATGGTGCCATGATAGGTGGTCGTGTTGTATGTGAAGCCTGAGCTCTGCCGAATGGAAGGGCTGTTTGCAAGCGCAGTGCAGAAAACTGCAGGCTCTCGGGTGGGCTGGATCCGCCGTGGGGCTCTGCTTTCCCCTTCTGTGTGCATGGCCAACACAGCAGGCTCTGTTGTCTGACCCCTCCTCTATGCTTCTCACCCCTCGCTCACAGGGAAGCAGTGGGACTTTCAGTTCCCTGAAAAAGCAGAAGCTGAGGGCAGACAGCGACTTCGTGAAGTTTGATACCCCCTTCTTACCAAAGCCCCTGTTCTTCAGAAGAGCCAAGAGCAGCCCTGCCACCCGCCCCCAAGGCTCTGCTGTCCAGGTGTGCACCCTCCCCAGAGTGACACAGCACGTTTCACCACAAGGGCACAGATGGGCTTGAGCTGACACTGCTTCCCATGCCAGGCCTGGAGTCCCACTGTGGCCCTCTGAGCCTGTCCACAGCAGACAGGTTCCGCAGCCAGGGTAGCATGAGGTCTGGGTGGTCTGGGACCCACCGTGAGGGATCGCAGTCAGGAAGGGGACTTTGAGGGATGGTGGATCCACACATTCTGCCTCCCAGGGCTTCCAGCTCAGGGTTTGCAGAAAGCAGTTTTCTCGTGAAATGTCACAGTGTTAATGCATAGGTGGTACAGGTCAGCAGTAGGAGGTCCACACTTCTAGAAATGGGGGTCAGAGCAGGGACTTGAGGAAGTGCTTCCTAATGCAGGCTGGATCTGCTTCCGGGAATGTGAGTCGGAAAGAAGATCGTTGATTGTGGTGAACTGTTAGAATATGCAGATAGCTTGGAGTCTTTGTGCACGAGAAGCTGGGAACTGTGTCCATTGTCCACTAAAGTGAGATTCCATTGTAGGCATCGTCTCATCGATGTCATAGAGTCTTCAAGCTAGAACTTCAGAACTCTCCAGCAAAAGGCAGGGGAGTCTTGGCATTTTTCCTCATGGATTCTCAGTGGTGAACTGTTTCTGGACAGTTCAGGCATCTTCACTGTTGCCTTTCTTCCCTGGATCGTAGAACCCTGTGGTGGTGATGAGGCTATGACCGCAGATGGGCCAAGAGTGCCAGCACCACTGACCCTGGGCTGGGGGAGGCACGCATGGGACACTGGGAAGGACAGAGGGCGGTCCTGGTGAAGCCCGACAGCAGGGTTGGTTTCAGTCTTGGCCGCAGTCCCTTCGGCCTCTCCCTATATGTGCCACTCAGTAAGCAGCAGTGTAGGCGACGTCCCCTCCAAGGCAGGTTCTCCAAAAAAGCCTGACAGGGAGACTAAGTGCCTCTGTTGTACTTGCATTACTCCTTTTGTtcctgttatttctcttctgcagCTAAACAAGACACCGTCCAGCTCCAAGAAAGTCACCTTTGGGCTGAACAGAAACATGACTGCAGGTAAGTGGGTTTTGCCGGTGGCAGGCTTCTCTGGAGCACAGCTGCGGCTCCTGGTGCGGCTCGCAGCCTGGTTCCACAGGCGCTGAGGGGAGAGGTGGTGGTCCGAGCTCCTCActacccatttctttttttttttttgagacagagtctcaccgctctgtcacccaggctgcagtgcagtggcaagatcttggctcactgcaacctccgtcccccgccccgggttcaagtgattctcctgcctcagcctgccaggtagctggaatcacaggcgcatgccatcacgcccagctaatttttgtattttttcaccatgtcggccaggctggtctcaaactcctgacctcaggtgatccacctgcctcagcctcctaaagagctgggattacagacatcagccaccgagcccagcccctCACTGCCCATTTCTGAGTCAGAAGGAAGCAGCTGTGTGTCCCTCGTCCTCAAAGGGCTGTGAGTGGGGTGCCAGTGGTGAGTGTGTATGTTTAGCCAATTGCCTGGGACCTCTTAAGAGAGGCTACCTGGAGAGACGTGATCCAAAAAGCCGTTCTCCCAAGTGTCTTTCTAAATACTGAAAGCCGCCCCACAGAGAGGCCATTTGAGATTGTAGTGGACCATCAGCTGTAGCTGTCTCTCTGCGAAACTTCGGAACAACTTGCTTCCTGGGGGACGGAGAAGGGTAACCCCTGTCTTCCTACTTTTCATATTGGTGCCATCCATTCGAGTTGATTTACAAAGGAaaccaaagttttaaaaagtattataggccaggctcacacccgtaatcctagcactttgggatgccaaggtgggcggatcacgaggtcaggagttccagaccagcctggccaacatggtgaaaccccatctctactaaaaatacaaattagctgggcgtggtggcaagagcctgtagtcccagctactcaagaggctgaggcaggagaattgcttgaacccaggagacagaggttgcagtgagccaaaatcgtgccactgcactccagcctgggtgacagactgggCGAGAGTCCatcatcgcaaaaaaaaaa
This window of the Rhinopithecus roxellana isolate Shanxi Qingling chromosome 13, ASM756505v1, whole genome shotgun sequence genome carries:
- the RRP1B gene encoding ribosomal RNA processing protein 1 homolog B, with amino-acid sequence MAPAMQPAEIQFAQRLASSEKGIRDRAVKKLRQYISVKTQRETGGFSQEELLKIWKGLFYCMWVQDEPLLQEELANTIAQLVHAVNNSAAQHLFIQTFWQTMNREWKGIDRLRLDKYYMLIRLVLRQSFEVLKRNGWEESRIKVFLDVLMKEILCPESQSPNGVRFHFIDIYLDELSKVGGKELLADQNLKFIDPFCKIAAKTKDHTLVQTIARGVFEAIVDQSPFVPEETMEEQKTKVGDGDLSAEEIPENEVSMRRAVSKKKTALGKNHSRKDGLSDERGRDDCGTFEDTGPLLQFDYKAVADRLLEMTSRKNTPPFNRKRLSKLIKKFQDLSEGSSISQLSFAEDISADEDDQILSQGKHKKKGNKLLEKTNLEKEKGSRVFCAEEEDSESNLQKRRRKKKKKHHLQPESPGPGDAAPSLEQNRGREPEAAEPKALKARVAEPGAEATSSTGEESGSEHPPAVPMHNKRKRPRKKSPRAHREMSESAVLSPEDMSQSGPSGSHPQGPRGSPTGEAQLLKRKRKLGVVPVNGSGLSTPAWPPLQQEGPPTGPAEGPNSHTTLPQCRRLQKKKARPGSLELCGLSSQKTASLKKRRKMRAMSNLVEHNGALESEARQAQALGSSGTFSSLKKQKLRADSDFVKFDTPFLPKPLFFRRAKSSPATRPQGSAVQLNKTPSSSKKVTFGLNRNMTAEFKKTDKSILVSPTGPSRVAFDPEQRPLHGVLKTPTSSPASSPLVSKKPPTATPRRRPRAMDFF